The sequence CATATACCAAGAGCAGGCTCCGCGAACGAAAGAGCAGGCGACGGAAGGGGACGCTCGCTATTGGGGCGATTGGGACGCTGTTTTCAGCGAGAGCGTGTCTTTGCCCGGCGTGATTGGCGAGCTGGATGAAGCTCCGGAATCGCCGCCGCCTCCAGGGGAGAGCGCGTTGGCGCCGGAACCCCGTGTAAGGCAAGGAGGCTGGCGGCGTGTCGGGCCGGACCGCTTTCCCGCATTCGACGGCCAGAGACCGCGCATCTCATTCTTTGATCATCAGTCCAGCGGCGAGGACAATGCTCGTTGGAGGTTCGTCGTGGCTCAGTTTTCTGGATACAATGTTCTTCTCGGGGCTGACTTGGAACCGGTATTGGCGGAACTGAGACAGTCCCGTCTGGCCTTGGTTAGCATGTTTCCGCTGGCCATCGCGATACTCGCCGCGAGTATTTGGATTTTCGCTACGAGAGCGATGTCACCGATCAGACGGTTGAGTGAAGCGGCCCGGCTTGTTTCCGCTCGGAGACTGGACGCTCGACTTGATGCCCAAGGAGAGGATAAGGAATTCGCCGAGTTGATCCATGTCTTTAACTCCATGCTGGAGCGATTGGAGAAGAGTTTTCGCCAAGCTACCCGCTTCAGCGCCGATGCGGCCCACGAGTTCAAGACCCCCCTTGCCATCCTGCAAGGCCAACTGGAGCTTGGCCTTCAGAAGGCTCCTGACAATAGCGAACAACAACGGCTGCTGGCGAATTTGCTGGAGGAGGTGGAACGTTTGAAAAGCGTTTCTCGAAAGCTGCTTCTTCTCGCGCGGGCGGACGCGGGCAAGCTGCCGTTAAACCTCGAAAGCGCGAGTGTAAGGGTGTTGTTGGAAGACTGTATCGATGCTTTGGATATTGATAGCGATTCGCTGCGCATCGAGTATCAGAACGGGCGAGATGTTAGGGTCGAATGCGACGTCTCGCTGACGCGACAGATTCTGATGAACCTGATCAGCAACGCGGAGAAATACCGCTATCCGGAGAAGAGCCGCATCGAAATTTCGGTCCTGATCGAGGACGCTAGCCGAATGGCGTTGAGAATCGAAAACGATTGCGCCCCGCTCTCGCCGGAGGAGCGCGATACCTTGTTCGATCGATTCACGAGGGGTGACGCTTCGCGAAATCGTAGCACGGATGGGACTGGGCTGGGACTGAGTCTGGCTATGGAATTCGCCAACGCTCAAGGAGGCGATCTGAGGCTCGTCGCTTCGGATGTGGATACGCGAGCGATTTTCGAGCTACGCTTGCCCTTGGCGAAGGCTCCCATTTCAGGGAACTAGCTTGGCTGTTGGGCTCGTTGTTGGATTGACCACCTCGCGAGTGTTGGCTATCGCGTTGCTCATCATGCGGAATAAAGGTCTCAATGGGTATCGAGCGTTGATGACAGTGATCGTGGCGGGCCTGCTCCTTTTGCTATCCGGTTGCGAGTCATCGAACATCCAGTACAACAAGCAAGGCTATGCGTCGCGATTCGGCGTGATGTCCCTAGGTCCGGATGGCAAGTACCACGTCTATGCCGAAACCACCCAGATCCATCGCCATGTTTCCCAGGACTACGCGCATGGCTTCGAAGTGAAGCGACGCGACAACGGGCGTTTCATGGGGTACTTCGAGGTCCGTTTCCCGGAGCCTATCGAGATTTCTCCCGAGTTGGAGAAGCATTACACAGTGCTTGAGGGGGGGCGGGTGATCCGCTCCGAATCCGAGTTGCATTGGGGGCTCTACAGCAGTCCATTCTGGTTTTCGGAAGACGATCCGCTCGGACAGTACGAGCTCAGCATCTACATCGATGGAGAGCTCTATCGCACCATCCAGTACGATGTGGTGCCCTTCGAGAGTGGCCTGCCGTTTTAGGCGAGCGCCTGTCACCTTCGCCGACAAGCGTCGACAACGCTTACAGGGACTGCTGCATCGATCAATTGATCGATAAATTAACATTTGCGCAAGTTGCTGTGGAACAAAGCGTAACGCGTCCGCTTGCGGCGCTATACGTAAGGCGGCATGGGGTTTGCTGAGAGCTTGCGGAACTCCAACTATCTATCGCCAAGATGACAAACAAGACACTCGCCACACTCTTCTTCGCCGCAACCACCGCCCTCGTTGCCACAAGCACCGCCTCCGCGGTATCGCTCAAGTCCCTGACTGACGGATACGACGTATTCGTACAGGGTAACGCTACTCTAAATGGAAGCGTTCATGTGGAAGGATCTATTGCTGTTGGGGGTACTTTAACCACCAACGGGAACCAGAATTCGTTTGGATACCACCCCTCTGCGTCTGACTACACGATTCTCGCAAATTCAGTCGACTTTAACGGTATTGATAACGGGAAGTACGCTAACGATCATAACCACAATTCGAGAATAGGGACGCTGAACAGCCAAGTGATCCAACCTGACGGAATCTACGAAGGCAGCACTCGCATCTTCAATTTTGATGGTAAGGGTAGCGCTGTTGAAGATGCTATCGATTCGAATTATTTTAGCCGCAAGATTGGAGGGCTCGTTGATTTCTCCAACACTCTCAAGGGACTTGATGACACTAATGTAATCAGCGACTTTTTTGACACCAACTCGGCGCCGAACACAAATCTAACACTAGAGTTTGGAGCAAGTCCGGGATTGAAGGTTATTAGTACTACATGGAATAGCATAACCAATATCGTCGGGAACTTGCAGACAATAGGTACGGCACTCGCCGGCGAAGCTTACGTAATTAACGTAGACTTAACTGGAATAGGTACAAACTCCTTCGGAAACTTTAACGTCCAAGGACGCAACGCAAGTCTCGTTGCTGATAGCGCGGATTTCATCCTATGGAATTTTTTCGCCAGTGACGATAGCGTTCTAAAATTTGAAAAGGGCTGGCTTGGCAGCGTTTTGGCTCCAACCTTAGATGTCTCAAACGCATCTAATGACATTGACGGAATGATTGTCGCAAGGAGCTTGGAATACACAGGAGGAGAAATACATGTCGACCCTTACGACTACGACTTCGAAGTCCCCGATGCCGGTTCCACCGCTTTGCTGCTGATTTTGAGCGCTCCGTTGTTCTTCTTCGCGCGTCGTCGATTGCGCTAAGCGGACGAATCGAAACCAAAGAATTTGTAGAAACGCGGGCCTGCGAGAGCGGGCTCGCTTTTTTTTGTCACGGGCTGGGGGTTATTTCGATCACGGTGAGTTCGTTGGGGGCGAGCAGGCGGAGCTGCGGTCCCCAGGATCCGGTGCCGCGGCTGAGGTAAAGGTATTGTTTCGGGGCCAGTTCGCTGAGACCAGGTTTCGCTTTGTATGCAAGCTTGGTCAGCAGGTGAAAAGGAGCGATCTGGCCGCCATGGGTGTGCCCCGACAGTTGGAGATCGAACCGACCTTTGGATGCTGGCTCGAAAGCCGGTCGATGCTTCAGCAGCAGGGTGAAGGCCTTGTTGGTGATCAGGCCAAGCGCCGTGTCCTCGTCCGGACGCATGGGAGAAGCGGGATCTTCGACGCCTGCCACACGCATGGTCTCGAGTACGAAGCTCGCTTCGTTTCGCAACGGTTTGAAGCCTGCCAACTCCGTCAGCGAGAGGGCGTCGTCGAGCCCTGCGTAGACCTCGTGATTACCCGAGACCGCGAACTTGCCCAGAGGCGCGTCGATCGAGCGCAGTGCGTCCACAAACGGGGCCATGAGCTCGAGATAGCCGTCGAACAGGTCTCCGGTGGACACCACCAGGTCCGGCTTTTCCTCATTGATGCGAGCTACCAGCTTCTTGACCCGTTTGAGCGAACTGCTATCGCCCAGATGAAGATCGGAGATCTGGATGATCTTCAAGGGCCGGTCTGCGAAAAGCTCTTTGTTGGAAACCATGGATACACGTTTGACCCGCACGCGCTGGGCCTCCCAACCGGCCCACATCCCTAGCGAGCCCGTGCCGATGGCGACGATCCAGAACTGGGCGCGATCGCTCAAGGAGCTCGTGAAGAGCTGAGCGAGGTCAGTCAGCGCCGCTAAGGTCAAAGCGATTCCCGCCAGCCCGAGCCAGGTATAGCCGATCCAGGAGAAAGGGAGCGAGGCGCGGATCGCCTTCCGCTTTTCAAGAAAGACCGCGGCGAAGAGCGAGAGAAAGAGAAGCCCGATCGACGTGGCCCAGAAGACCTCCAGCTGAGGAAAGGCAGTCCAGGCCGTCCGAAAGAGATAGACGTTTATCAGCCCGTAGAGACCTACGAAGATTAAGATCTGCATACAACGCGCGCGGCGTCCAGTTTGGAGAAATGGGAGAGGCGACCAACCGTATTCACCATTCGACTACCATACCTCCGCCAGCAGATCGTTCATCATTTCGAAGGCACGCTGAGCTGAGCGGGCGTTGTAGCGAGATCCGTCCGAATCGGCTTCGGGGTTGGTGAAGCTGTGAACGGTGCCGCTGAATTGCACGAGCTGCCAGTCAACACCGGTCTCCAGCATTACGGAAACGAAGCTGTCTACATCCGTCTGGGGCACGTAGGGATCTTCGGCCCCGTGCAGAACCAGGACCTTGGCATGCGTTCTACCCGCGTCCTCTTGCAATGTTGGCGACAGCAGGTCGCCGTGGAAGGAAACGATCGCGTCGAGGTCCGCCCCCGTCCTGCCTAGTTCCAGAACGGCGCCACCGCCGAAGCAGAAGCCGATCGCAGCGATCTTTTGCTCATCCAGCCCGTGCTTCGATCCCGCATCTCGGAAAACCTCGAGCGCCTTCTGGGCCCTAGCGCGCATCAGGTCGCGATCCCCGCGTAGCGTTCCGGCGGCCGCCCCTGCCTCCTGGCCGTTGCTTGGCCGCGTATCCACCCCGTACATATCGACCATCATGACCAGCCGGGAGTCTCCGGCCACCAGTTTGGCTTTTTCCAAGGAAGCCTCCGTCGGGCCCATCCAGTTGGGGATCATCAGAACTCCAGGCGCTTTCGTCGAAACGTTGCTCGGATAGACGAGAACGCTCTCGAAGGTGACGCCGTCAAGTTCGTAGGAGAGGGTTTCAGTCTCGAGCGGCTTCGCCGACGCGAAGGAGATGAGCAAAGCGGAGCAGAGGAATAGCGTGTAGCGTTTTTTCATGAAGTACGGTTAGGTTGAGTTGGTTTCCTTGAGGGCAGACGTTCGCCTCAGCGAACGGATTGCAGCGCAGCGCGTTCCGGTCGGAGAAGAACACTGGGACTCATTTGACGCGCTGCCACAATTGGCTCCGGCCGATTAGCGAAATTCCGATGTATCCGCGAACGTCTAGAACTTGGCCGTGTTTTCTGAGCCTCAAATGAGCGGAATAGATCTTGCCGTTGTTGGGGTCGAGGATCTCTCCGCCGGACCACTTGTTTTTATTCGGTTTGAATCCCCAGAGAATGGTCATGCCAAGGATCGGCTGATCGCGTCGCTCGCCCTCGCATTCCTCGCAGACCCGGTCTCGCCTGTCGGGGGCGAGGATTTGCTCCACTACGCCCTTCAAGGTGCCGTCCTTGTCGCGCGATATGCGCACCAAGCTTTTCGCCTCGCCGGTTTCGTCGTCGATGGTCCTCCAGAGACCGACGGGGCTTTCGTTGGCGAAAGCGCAGGGGATTAGGAGGAACAGCAGTGGGAGCAATCGCTTCATCAGTGTTTTCAAAGGTGACAGACGGGTCCGGTTCGATCAACCCGCGCCGAGCAAGATTCGGGAATTTGCGGACCGTTCACCCCAAGGATGCGACGGTCTATCCCAACACCCTATCATCGAACGAGATATTAGGCTTAGGAATAAGGGCGAACAAATACGCTTATGTTGCCATCAAAAACAAGAAATACCCTTCGATCCTGCGTCCTGATGGTCGCGGGGCTTTTTATCTCCAGTCTTGGCTATTCTCAAGGCTGCGTCATCTCGCGCGGAGGCGCTGGAAACATGCATTCGACGAGCGCATTGCTTCAGGCGGGGCAATGGCAGGTCACGACCAGCTACCGCTGGCTTTACTCGGACCGGCATTTTTCCGGGCTCGAGGAGCAAACGCATCGCAAGGACGAGCACACCGAAGTGATCAACGATTCGCACTTTCTGGACGTCACCCTCACGCGTGCGATCAGTCGGCGTCTCTGGCTCAACCTCACCGTTCCCACGGTCTACTCGGATCGATCCTCGCTCTACGAGCACATGGGCAACTCTTCCGGTCAGCGTTTTAGCACGCAAGCGGGAGGAATCGGCGACCTTCGCGTTTCCGCCAACTACTGGATGTTCGATCTCGAAAACCAACGAAGGAGCAATGTGCTGCTCGGGTTCGGGTTCAAGGCTCCGACCGGCGACTACAAGGCTACCGATACCTTCCACCGGCCAACCGGCTTGCAGGAACGCTATGTGGACTCGTCGATTCAGCCCGGAGATGGGGGGTGGGGACTGGTTTTCGATGCTCAAGGCTATCATCGGTTTTCCGAGCGAACGACCGCTTACGCCACCGTTTCCTATCTCGCCAATCCGCGCGAAATGGTGGAAGCGACAGGGTTCTCCGTGCCTGATTCGTACCTCTATCGAGCGGGCGTCGACTACTTGGCGTTTCCCATGCGAGGCGTCACGGTGAGTCTCGGGGGTAGGATGGAGGGCGTGCCCGAAGAGGATCTCTGGGGTGGGAGCAATGGGCGCCGCCGCCCCGGCTACTCGATAGCGATCGAACCAGGCTTCACCTACGCCAATGAAAGGCACAGCCTCACGGTCAGCGTGCCCATCGCTTTGATACGCAACCGAACCCAGAGCATTCCCGAAATCCCTCGCGGCAGACATGGCGACGCGGCCTTCGCCGACTATACGCTGAACGCGAGCTATTCGTATCGATTCTGAGGATACAGCCGAATAGCAGTCCACTGACAACAAGAACGGAGGTGGGCGCTACCACGCTGAAAGGCATCCCTGAACGCGTCCGGAGGAAGCGTTCCACCTTGGAGCGCGAATGAACGCGTCCGGAGGCCACGTTCCACCTTGGACCCGCTGACGAAAAAGCCGCCTCTCGAGGGAGGCGGCTAGGGGGAAAGGGGGGGGGTGTGTTGGCCGCTAGGGACAGCAGCCGCTACCGTTTGATCTGCAGGACGCGCTCGTTTATGAGCTGCAGAACCTCGGTTTCGAACTCCTCGAAGAGCATGGTCGGCTTTCCGTCGTGGAAACGGCTGCGCACGCTGACCTTGCCTTCTTCCGCTTCGCGCTCGCCCACGATCAAGACGTTGGGCACCTTGTCGAGCTCGGCGTTGCGAATCTTGGCTCCGAGCTTGTCGGAGTTGAAATCCGCCGCGGCCCGCACGCCGTTTGCCTTCAATTCCTCGAGCAGCTTCTGAGCGTAGTCCCGCACCTTGTCGCTGATGGGTAGGATGCGAACCTGCTCCGGGGCCAGCCATGTCGGGAAGTCGCCGCCGAAGTGCTCGATGAGCAGTCCGCAGAAGCGCTCCATGGAGCCGAAGGGAGCGCGGTGCACCATGACCGGGCGGTGCGGCTTGTTGTCCGAACCGGTGTAGGATATGTCGAAGCGCTCCGGCAGGTTGTAGTCGACCTGCACGGTGCCGAGCTGCCATTCGCGACCGATCACGTCTTTTACCACGAAGTCGATCTTCGGTCCGTAGAAGGCGGCTTCGCCTTCCTCTTCGACGTAGGGAACGCCCAGGGTTTTGACCGCCTCGCGCAGAGCGGCTTCCGCCTTATCCCAGTTCTTCGGGTCGCCCACGTACTTGTCGGAATTCGGATCACGTAGGGAAACGCGCACCGAGTACTCCTCCATGCCGAGGGTGTTGAAAACGATTTTCACCAGATCGAGACAGCCCTGGATCTCGCCTTGCAGCTGCTCCTCTGTGCAGAAGAGGTGGGCGTCGTCCTGAGTGAAGCCGCGCACGCGCGTCATGCCGTTGAGCTCGCCGGATTGCTCCCAGCGGTAGACGGTGCCGAACTCGGCCAAGCGGATGGGAAGATCGCGATAGGAGTGCGGCTCCGAGTCGTAGATCTTGATGTGCATCGGGCAGTTCATGGGCTTGAGCAGGAAGCCATCGATGTCGCCCGTTTCCAGCTTGTTGGTCAGCTGGGAGCAAGGGGCGTTTTCATCGGCCAGGTCCGCCAGCGAGTCGCGCTCGATGATGGGAGCGAACTGGGACTCCTGATAATACGGGAAGTGTCCAGATGTTCGATACAGGCCAAGCTTGCCGATGTGCGGGGTGAAGACTTGCGTATAGCCCTGCGTGATGAGCTGCTCGGAGATGAAGTCCTGCAGCTCCTGGCGAATGATGGCCCCTTTGGGTTTCCAGAGGACCAGGCCTTGGCCGACCGCTTCGTCGATGTGGAAGAGGCCCATTTCCTTGCCCACGCGGCGATGGTCGCGCTTGCGAGCTTCTTCCAATTGCTCGAGATAGGCTGCCAGCTCTTCCTTCGAGGGAAAGGCGGTGCCGTAGATGCGCTGAAGCTGCTTGTTCTTTTCGTCGCCGCGGTGGTAGGCGCCTGCGACGGAAAGCAGTTTGAACGCTTTGATCTTCTTGGTGTAGGCGACGTGAGTGCCGGCGCAGAGGTCGAGGAACTCGCCGTTCTTGTAGAACGAAATGGTGTCGCCTTCCGGGATGTCCGCCAAGCGGCCGAGCTTGTATTCGGCCTGACCGAACTCCTGGATCATCTGGGTGGCTTGCTCGCGGGAGACCTCCACGCGCTCGAACTTCTGGTTCTCCTTGATGACCTTCTTCATCTCCGACTCGATCTTTTCCAGATCTTCGGCGGTGAACTTATGATCCAGGTCGAAATCGTAGTAGAAACCGGTGTCGGTTGGCGGGCCGATGTCGAGCTTCGCTTCCGGAAAGAGGCGAAGAACTGCAGTGGCGAGAACGTGGGCCGAGCTGTGGCGGATCTCTTCGAGAGGAGTCATTTGTTCTTTCATGAGGAAAATCGGGCAGCTTTTCTAAGCGCGAAACTGCACAGATGGGCATAGATCGGGGAGCGAATCAAGACTGCGTTTGAGCAGCGGAAGAGGAGGGAGACAAACGGAGATTCTTGGTTCGCAGCCCTGGGGCTGGTCGCGCTTTCGCTAATCCGGGACCGTTTCCGTTCTCCTCGAGCGAGCCGCTGCTTGGCTTCAGCTATCGGAGTAGGTCTCGTCGATGAAGCGGTCGACCCGCTGGAGCAGCAGAGCGCAGCGCCTGTCGTTTCGTCGCTCGACCAGCAAACGCTTCGCGGCGTAGGGATGGTCGATGAGATTAGCTCCTGCCAGCTCGATCATTCGATCCAGCCGTTTCGCGTCGCCAGTCGCGTAGTACAAGGCGGTATTGACGATGAACTCGCTTCCGTTTCGCCCGTCGTAGCGGGAGATGGCCTCGATCGCTGGTTGATTTCCAAATCGAGCCAGGGCGGCGAACAGGGCGCCGTCGTCCACCATGGAGCTGATCAGATCGTCGAGATCCTTGGACTTCCCTCGATTCGTTTCGCCGGCAGCTATCGAATCGAGTCGACGGGCCAGGTAGGGCACCGCTCGTTCGTCGCCCAGAAGGGCCATGGTTTCCGCGATGTTCATGGGAAAGAAGCCGGAATCGTTGGGAAGCTGCTCCACCAGCAGGGGGAAGCAGGTTTCAGAATTCATGGTGGCGAGGGCCCGCAGGGATCCCCCGATGGCGCAATTGCTGGAGGCGTGGTGATAGATGTCCAACAGGAGCTGCTCCTCCCCGTCATTAGCCAGCTCCTCGAAGGCTCGTTTCTCGAGGCGTCCGTGGGCTAAGTGGCTGTGGCAGAGGGCTGCCAGCATCTTGTTGGCGTCGCCGCCGTGCGAGCCGCTCGCGAGATGGTCGATGGCCTTTTCCATGGCTTCGAAATCCAGTTTCGCCCCAAAAAAACCGTCCGACTCGGATGCGAGCGGTGTCTGGCCGAAGAGGCGTTTCATGATGAACCAGCTATCGGTATCGAATTCCAGATCGATAAACTCTGGAATCATTTCGTAGAACTCAGCTTGAGCCTTGGCTTCGATCGCCTTGGGATCGTCGCGTTTCTCGTAGGTCTGCGAAAGCAGGTACCACAGGGCGCTGTAGCGCGGGAATCGCTGCAAGGCGTCCTGTCCCAGATCGAGCGACTCCTGGGTGCGTCCCAATGCGTTCAGGGCGTTCATCGCTCCGCAGACCACCTGCGGGTCTGCCTGGTCGTCCTCCAGCGCCACCTCGGCCACCGCCAGGGCCTGCTCATGCTCGCCCAGTTCGCCGAGAGCGTAGATCAGAGCCGGGTAGGCCTCCAGATCGTGGAAGGGTGATTTCGCCGCTTCGCGCAGATGCTGCGCCGCGTCGCGGAACCGCTCGCGGCGAAACGTTTCTTCGTCGACGTCGCCAGCGGGCTGGAAACTGAGGCTTCCTCGCGAACG comes from Pelagicoccus sp. SDUM812003 and encodes:
- a CDS encoding ATP-binding protein — translated: MRSFRLRLILWTILICGTVMLVFGIGTDIGIRTLRLKSFNAQLERFVDRPAPPLSHSRYWQRFGNEAIYEIERDLGTRAFTLIYQEQAPRTKEQATEGDARYWGDWDAVFSESVSLPGVIGELDEAPESPPPPGESALAPEPRVRQGGWRRVGPDRFPAFDGQRPRISFFDHQSSGEDNARWRFVVAQFSGYNVLLGADLEPVLAELRQSRLALVSMFPLAIAILAASIWIFATRAMSPIRRLSEAARLVSARRLDARLDAQGEDKEFAELIHVFNSMLERLEKSFRQATRFSADAAHEFKTPLAILQGQLELGLQKAPDNSEQQRLLANLLEEVERLKSVSRKLLLLARADAGKLPLNLESASVRVLLEDCIDALDIDSDSLRIEYQNGRDVRVECDVSLTRQILMNLISNAEKYRYPEKSRIEISVLIEDASRMALRIENDCAPLSPEERDTLFDRFTRGDASRNRSTDGTGLGLSLAMEFANAQGGDLRLVASDVDTRAIFELRLPLAKAPISGN
- a CDS encoding VPDSG-CTERM sorting domain-containing protein, translated to MTNKTLATLFFAATTALVATSTASAVSLKSLTDGYDVFVQGNATLNGSVHVEGSIAVGGTLTTNGNQNSFGYHPSASDYTILANSVDFNGIDNGKYANDHNHNSRIGTLNSQVIQPDGIYEGSTRIFNFDGKGSAVEDAIDSNYFSRKIGGLVDFSNTLKGLDDTNVISDFFDTNSAPNTNLTLEFGASPGLKVISTTWNSITNIVGNLQTIGTALAGEAYVINVDLTGIGTNSFGNFNVQGRNASLVADSADFILWNFFASDDSVLKFEKGWLGSVLAPTLDVSNASNDIDGMIVARSLEYTGGEIHVDPYDYDFEVPDAGSTALLLILSAPLFFFARRRLR
- a CDS encoding metallophosphoesterase, which gives rise to MQILIFVGLYGLINVYLFRTAWTAFPQLEVFWATSIGLLFLSLFAAVFLEKRKAIRASLPFSWIGYTWLGLAGIALTLAALTDLAQLFTSSLSDRAQFWIVAIGTGSLGMWAGWEAQRVRVKRVSMVSNKELFADRPLKIIQISDLHLGDSSSLKRVKKLVARINEEKPDLVVSTGDLFDGYLELMAPFVDALRSIDAPLGKFAVSGNHEVYAGLDDALSLTELAGFKPLRNEASFVLETMRVAGVEDPASPMRPDEDTALGLITNKAFTLLLKHRPAFEPASKGRFDLQLSGHTHGGQIAPFHLLTKLAYKAKPGLSELAPKQYLYLSRGTGSWGPQLRLLAPNELTVIEITPSP
- a CDS encoding dienelactone hydrolase family protein; this translates as MKKRYTLFLCSALLISFASAKPLETETLSYELDGVTFESVLVYPSNVSTKAPGVLMIPNWMGPTEASLEKAKLVAGDSRLVMMVDMYGVDTRPSNGQEAGAAAGTLRGDRDLMRARAQKALEVFRDAGSKHGLDEQKIAAIGFCFGGGAVLELGRTGADLDAIVSFHGDLLSPTLQEDAGRTHAKVLVLHGAEDPYVPQTDVDSFVSVMLETGVDWQLVQFSGTVHSFTNPEADSDGSRYNARSAQRAFEMMNDLLAEVW
- a CDS encoding DUF2147 domain-containing protein — its product is MKRLLPLLFLLIPCAFANESPVGLWRTIDDETGEAKSLVRISRDKDGTLKGVVEQILAPDRRDRVCEECEGERRDQPILGMTILWGFKPNKNKWSGGEILDPNNGKIYSAHLRLRKHGQVLDVRGYIGISLIGRSQLWQRVK
- a CDS encoding transporter; translated protein: MHSTSALLQAGQWQVTTSYRWLYSDRHFSGLEEQTHRKDEHTEVINDSHFLDVTLTRAISRRLWLNLTVPTVYSDRSSLYEHMGNSSGQRFSTQAGGIGDLRVSANYWMFDLENQRRSNVLLGFGFKAPTGDYKATDTFHRPTGLQERYVDSSIQPGDGGWGLVFDAQGYHRFSERTTAYATVSYLANPREMVEATGFSVPDSYLYRAGVDYLAFPMRGVTVSLGGRMEGVPEEDLWGGSNGRRRPGYSIAIEPGFTYANERHSLTVSVPIALIRNRTQSIPEIPRGRHGDAAFADYTLNASYSYRF
- the thrS gene encoding threonine--tRNA ligase, translating into MKEQMTPLEEIRHSSAHVLATAVLRLFPEAKLDIGPPTDTGFYYDFDLDHKFTAEDLEKIESEMKKVIKENQKFERVEVSREQATQMIQEFGQAEYKLGRLADIPEGDTISFYKNGEFLDLCAGTHVAYTKKIKAFKLLSVAGAYHRGDEKNKQLQRIYGTAFPSKEELAAYLEQLEEARKRDHRRVGKEMGLFHIDEAVGQGLVLWKPKGAIIRQELQDFISEQLITQGYTQVFTPHIGKLGLYRTSGHFPYYQESQFAPIIERDSLADLADENAPCSQLTNKLETGDIDGFLLKPMNCPMHIKIYDSEPHSYRDLPIRLAEFGTVYRWEQSGELNGMTRVRGFTQDDAHLFCTEEQLQGEIQGCLDLVKIVFNTLGMEEYSVRVSLRDPNSDKYVGDPKNWDKAEAALREAVKTLGVPYVEEEGEAAFYGPKIDFVVKDVIGREWQLGTVQVDYNLPERFDISYTGSDNKPHRPVMVHRAPFGSMERFCGLLIEHFGGDFPTWLAPEQVRILPISDKVRDYAQKLLEELKANGVRAAADFNSDKLGAKIRNAELDKVPNVLIVGEREAEEGKVSVRSRFHDGKPTMLFEEFETEVLQLINERVLQIKR